The Pieris brassicae chromosome 6, ilPieBrab1.1, whole genome shotgun sequence genome window below encodes:
- the LOC123710586 gene encoding glycerol kinase-like, whose product MREFGNFGPLIGAIDEGTSNVKFLIFAANTSEVLTYHQLTLKRFSPQQGWVEQDALEILSAVLECIEVTIDNLRKLDIDPADLVGIGLTNQRETTIVWNSLTGEPLYSAIVWLDVRTSKIVDDLIKSKGTQSIFAVTQTSGLPLSTYFSSVKLKWLLENVTAIKDAVTNGNCMAGTVDSWLIWNLTGGCRGGVHVTDVTNASRTQLMCLRNLQWDKGLLRFFNIPLEILPKIKSSSEVYGYISTGSLLGTPIAGCLGDQQAALIGQNCMNFGQVKCTYGTGCFLLYNTGQSIVHSQNGLLTTVAYKLGPDTPAIYALEGSVAVAGDTLQWLQTSMGILNDVSDSEYLADQVADNEEGSICFVPAFNGLYSPHWRKDARGVMCGISSTTRNEHIIRAALEAVCQQTQAVAAAMASDCAPLRKLLADGGMSQNSALMQMQADTLGIPVIRPLMMESTALGAAIVAGRALRVWPPITPSPPSDTFLPVISSEEREIRRKRWEEALDRCMGWTNEDREKDDKIDHTSTVIPPGLFFLGTALLVILADKLKKLP is encoded by the exons TACATCTGAAGTATTAACTTACCATCAGCTTACTCTCAAAAGGTTTAGTCCGCAACAAGGGTGGGTAGAACAAGATGCTTTAGAAATCCTAAGTGCTGTGTTAGAATGCATAGAG GTTACCATAGATAATTTGAGAAAATTGGACATTGATCCTGCTGATTTAGTAGGCATTGGTCTGACGAATCAAAGAGAAACCACCATAGTATGGAATTCTTTGACTGGAGAACCCTTATATAGTGCAATAG tgtgGCTAGATGTGAGAACTTCCAAAATTGTTGATGATTTGATTAAAAGTAAAGGAACACAAAGCATTTTTGCTGTCACTCAAACTAGCGGTCTTCCATTGTCAACCTACTTTTCTTCAGTGAAATTAAAATGGCTCTTAGAAAATGTGACAGCAATTAAAGATGCAGTTACAAATGGCAACTGTATGGCTGGAACCGTGGACTCATGGTTAATTTGG aatTTAACTGGAGGATGCCGGGGTGGTGTGCATGTAACTGATGTAACGAATGCATCACGTACACAGCTAATGTGCCTAAGAAATTTACAATGGGACAAAGGATTGTTGAGATTTTTCAACATTCCACTAGAAATATTACCAAAGATTAAAAGTTCCTCTGAAGTATATGGTTACATTTCAACAGGATCTCTTCTAGGCACACCAATTGCAGGG TGCCTAGGAGATCAGCAAGCAGCATTAATTGGTCaaaattgtatgaattttGGCCAGGTTAAATGTACATATGGGACTGgatgttttttattgtataatacag ggCAATCTATTGTTCACTCACAAAATGGATTATTAACAACAGTAGCTTATAAATTGGGGCCTGATACACCTGCCATATATGCATTAGAAGGTTCTGTAGCAGTGGCTG GTGACACACTGCAATGGCTACAAACAAGTATGGGTATATTGAATGATGTATCAGATTCAGAATATTTAGCCGATCAGGTGGCAGATAATGAGGAAGGAAGTATATGTTTTGTACCAGCTTTCAATGGGTTGTATTCACCTCACTGGAGAAAAGATGCTAGGGG TGTGATGTGTGGCATTAGTAGTACAACGCGCAATGAACATATAATCCGTGCGGCATTAGAAGCAGTTTGTCAGCAAACACAAGCAGTGGCCGCGGCTATGGCCAGTGATTGCGCACCATTACGAAAGCTTTTAGCTGACGGTGGCATGTCACAAAACTCAGCTTTAATGCAAATGCAAGCCGACACACTTGGAATTCCTGTG ATTCGACCATTAATGATGGAGAGCACAGCTCTGGGGGCAGCCATTGTGGCCGGCCGAGCCCTGCGTGTTTGGCCTCCCATCACACCGAGTCCACCGTCAGATACATTTTTGCCAGTAATATCTAGTGAAG AGCGAGAAATACGCCGCAAGCGATGGGAAGAAGCACTTGATAGATGTATGGGTTGGACAAATGAAGACAGAGAAAAAGATG ATAAAATTGATCACACTTCTACAGTTATTCCTCCTGGATTATTTTTTCTAGGAACAGCTCTACTGGTAATTTTAGcagacaaattaaaaaaattgccataa